A DNA window from Andrena cerasifolii isolate SP2316 chromosome 16, iyAndCera1_principal, whole genome shotgun sequence contains the following coding sequences:
- the LOC143377909 gene encoding uncharacterized protein LOC143377909 — protein MESNKEAADARNKRYLEDGTKRKQPKLFAKRLSKNRKYRERQRLKTAACLTVGRGTVAEAGTHAGTSYDESLASTSAAYNFIHKEDVGNFQDFPIIEGIVEQVHFDTDAEEILKEIHFNADEEEIVQEINLDTDKDEIHSVRDINEETTQDVGSDADYWVVENAKPEQPENPISEGIDFVDFPYVFEQIKNLGKHSTIGCGIEHFEIIRCQRNGLENVYYVEYKMCKYTEHISCLRKSDATMDINRAAVSATMMTGGGYNQLEDILTAVNVSCMTKRIYEKCQNDLIDALEVAAQREMQDAGKEEKELAISRGDVHAESNLPFIPVVADGSWMKRSYRGGDYNSLSGVGAIVGYHTKKVLYISVKNKFCMTCQIAGTKKDEPREHRCFKNWGRNQSSTGMESVAIVEGFNCSIDMHGLIYSILVADGDSSVYKKILDSDPYKNYLVQVRKIECTNHLLRNFSKKINEIATKGRDKDLRAVVKNNALRLRTGIKKAAEYRLQEEITLEERVRNLKEDLRNVPSHVFGEHKECQKLAYFCKKYSDPNRGLRTKVERSWYLSEYRRSDAATFP, from the coding sequence GCAACGATTGAAAACAGCAGCGTGCCTCACGGTAGGTCGGGGCACCGTGGCGGAAGCAGGTACGCATGCAGGAACCTCGTACGACGAATCGCTTGCAAGCACATCTGCTGCAtataattttatacataaagAAGACGTAGGAAATTTTCAAGACTTCCCAATTATCGAAGGAATTGTGGAACAAGTACATTTCGATACGGACGcggaagaaattttaaaagaaatacatTTCAACGCGGACGAAGAGGAAATTGTACAAGAAATAAATTTGGACACAGACAAGGATGAGATACATTCCGTAAGAGAcatcaacgaagaaacgactcaagatgttggaagcgatgccgattactgggtggtagaaaatgcaaaaccagaacagccggaaaatccaatttcagaaggaatagacttcgttgattttccgtatgttttcgaacaaattaaaaatcttgggaaacattccactattggctgtggcatcgaacattttgaaataattagatgtcaacggaatggactagaaaatgtgtattatgtagagtacaaaatgtgcaaatacacagagcacatatcctgtcttcggaagagtgatgccacTATGGATATCAACCGCGCCGCTGTTTCCGCAACAATGATGACGGGCGGCGGATATAATCAACTGGAGGACATACTGACTGCCGTGAACGTATCCTGTATGACGAAAAGGATCTACGAGAAATGTCAGAATGACCTAATCGATGCCCTCGAAGTGGCCGCACAACGCGAAATGCAAGATgcaggaaaagaggagaaagaattagctatatcaagaggcgacgtacatgcagaatccaatctaccgtttatcccagttgtcgcggatggcagctggatgaaaaggtcctaccgcggaggagattacaattctctctctggcgtaggagccatcgtgggataccacacgaagaaagtgctgtacatcagcgtgaagaataaattctgcatgaCTTGCCAAATAGCAGGTACGAAGAAGGATGAACCGCGCGAGCATCGTTGCTTCAAGAACTGGGGCCGCAATCAGAGTTCAACTGGCATGGAGAGTGTTGCTATTGTCGAAGGCTTCAATTGCAGCATAGATATGCACGGCCTAATATACAGTATATTAGTTGCTGATGGCGATAGCAGTGTGTACAAAAAGATATTGGACAGTGATCCATATAAAAACTACCTGGTGCAGGTACGAAAAATAGAATGCACCAATCACCTGCTAcgcaatttcagtaaaaaaataaacgaaatcgcaaCAAAAGGCCGCGATAAAGACCTAAGAGCTGTCGTAAAGAATAATGCTCTCCGCTTGCGTACTGGTATAAAGAAAGCTGCAGAATACCGGTTGCAAGAAGAAATAACACTCGAGGAACGAGTAAGAAATTTGAAGGAAGACTTGAGGAATGTACCGAGTCACGTTTTCGGTGAACACAAGGAGTGTCAGAAGTTAGCATACTTCTGTAAGAAATACTCCGATCCAAACAGAGGACTACGTACCAAGGTTGAGAGAAGCTGGTATTTATCAGAGTATCGAAGAAGCGATGCAGCCACTTTTCCCTAA
- the LOC143377891 gene encoding uncharacterized protein LOC143377891 isoform X1, translating to MRCEIEEETRNQANSEKWISYRKKILTASNFGKVCRLRNTTPRANTVKSIMYPQLPNLSALQYGRENEANALRQMEEELGIHILPCGLFIDDTVPHLDATPDGLVDHDKIVEVKCPESAKDLTPAEAIKQLGNIRRIFKGNEMNQNHHYYYQVQGQLHITKRQRAYFCLWTPKGMKVTTVTRDDRFWATEMEDKLSKFYEDCMLPEIIDSRYN from the coding sequence ATGCGATGCGAGATCGAAGAGGAAACTCGCAATCAGGCGAATAGTGAAAAGTGGAttagttatagaaaaaaaatactaactgCATCCAATTTCGGCAAGGTATGCCGATTACGAAACACTACACCACGGGCAAATACTGTGAAGAGTATAATGTACCCGCAACTTCCAAATTTGTCTGCTCTCCAATACGGAAGGGAAAACGAGGCAAACGCCTTGAgacaaatggaagaagaattagGAATCCATATTCTACCATGTGGCCTCTTCATCGATGACACTGTGCCTCACTTAGATGCAACTCCTGACGGCCTCGTGGACCATGATAAAATCGTCGAAGTAAAGTGTCCTGAATCGGCCAAGGATTTAACACCTGCTGAAGCAATAAAGCAACTTGGTAATATACGGCGTATTTTCAAGGGTAATGAAATGAATCAAAATCATCATTACTATTATCAAGTGCAAGGACAATTGCACATAACGAAAAGGCAACgggcctatttttgtttatggaCGCCGAAAGGAATGAAGGTTACAACAGTAACGAGAGATGATCGATTCTGGGCAACAGAGATGGAAGACAAACTGAGCAAGTTTTATGAGGACTGCATGTTGCCAGAAATTATAGATAGCAGATACAATTGA